A portion of the Mesobacillus jeotgali genome contains these proteins:
- a CDS encoding RHS repeat-associated core domain-containing protein — MYFKRFTVIFLSAIILFSSVGVYPAQAYAEKKAFEQEFYSNPENLLGLLPEIDQHQPVNNPAQGIKPTVPNTSPEIPNSQVAPRKQQQAPPPANTTAEPPVNVENGYLELKEEDILVPEVLRPFGIKRDYSSNNTEDGPFGKGWTTSLESRLEMYAEFSMGESRLDGSTQSYAFDKKDPNAYVTEYDEDSMTNYELDKGEYITAANGDKLTRISQFEYVVETADKTKYTYYGYYASWRKGQDEKVGRLVKQTNRYGNSIQYGYDNKGKLETMTDDYGRTIQIKWSGSHISELIDPENRKISFSYDGSGRLENVNYPGNKSITYSYDGGRISGITNGEGETTSFTYDSNNRVKTAKNPAGAVLYSYSYTTDGSGKLTKTIKQNPAGEAWTYHIAKEKAVRVTDPLGYQTSFENNDNGKITKKISSTGTESFSYDDKDRIKTKTDIFGVTTTYTYEDLWNQPKTINESTGKSTVYEYDSNGKLTKKTENGIVTTYGHDSKGRMLWAKDSAGAQITFEYDAFGNMKQAKNAKGEITSYTFDSLGHIKSMQEPNGYREQYQYDGDGNLLKVTYADGKTLQYSYDKAGRILTITNQLGQVTSHKYDNAGKLETITNPKGYQYVYSYDSKTGRVKTVMAPGNQVISYDWDGLGRLKTLKTIEGTTSYVYGEHGAEKVTSPRGTLEYVYNSKGLVDTIKDELGRTTSYKYNNSQQITSITDPAGRVQNYDYDSIGRLEKEKSFDGQTVQYVYNGLGLLKDKVYADGTKESYLYDSIRQVYKKTLRDGTTEEYTYHPGGQLATVKNALGQITSYDYDKNGHATEVINPAGGKITYSYNAIGNLTAIKNPLNQVTSFYYDELGRTEKIMGPKESTQTFKYDELDRLVETVDQMDRVHKWTYNAADNTSTYTRPDGTKLTYKYNSQGLISEFSNALGEKTAWTYDKAGRPTIIEDALGQKIQFSYNVLDQVTRETRPDNAVTEYKYNDAGRLYEAINPLGQKTTLSYDSFGRVTKSEDIKGATSNTYDVMGRTLTMTNPLKQTMTWAYDKLGRVKEMVDPLQGKTEYQYNPLGQAELVTQPNGAEQKMKYDALGRVTSMTDPLGNNTSYQYDEFGNVKTVTDALGQNSAMEYSLAGELLSVTDPAGNKTQYQYDKLGQLIKTINALNQATSYEYDQAGRLKQAIMPNGAVTSHNYDALGRNIETIDPMAGVTKYQYDEVGNILETVDPMGKSRSFDYDALGRLVSETDRRGKTTKYEFSDQAGIVKVTDPTGAVISQKFDALQNLIEETNPLGNKTLYKYDPLNRLTEVKDALGNMEKTTYDSVGNVLSSVDKNGHATSYEYDLAGNMTSMTNPADGKISYQYDNLNRLAAQSNSDGGKSAYKYDKLGNLVQEIDPEGGIWAYEYDAIGRNTKAIDPLMRATKYKFDSAGNLEVLTDPAGGETGFKYDLLSRILEKTNPAGETWKYTYNKVGYLLEETNPLGFKTKYTYDAEGNVLSETDPLEHQVSYQYDEIGRPLQVTDAKGYKTHWEYDRAGNMLSVNNQVGAVTSYKYDPLNRVVEEISPQGNTRKYEYDKAGNLVKETDPLGYNTSYQYNSLNLLSKVKDALKGTAQYEYDKLGQMIKQTDPNGNMRSWQYNLNGQVSKETNPLGKQTQYSYDPAGQLGSVTMPNGNTVAYQYSQLSQVKSADYGDEKINYQYDKAGRLSGISSPASHEKYQYDAMGRMTLQDNVKLEKQLQFKYDAVGNMLQVTNSEDRTTAYTYDERNQMSSVTDPDENVTSFKFDGLGREIKRSMANGNTIARSYDKDGNLSEIENENSDGVFSSFAYQYDKNGNRTAQIEEDGAAAKYSYDALNRLTAVIYPKQKIEGLRNEPDTPSDGSKKPGKISESIESGIESIESGMKKIQEKIVALPLIGDMIGGSEEKDASGSSVTEPENLENGKVGKEEALDSTLDSSNADDEVREAAASSDSKDKKTEEEKNENKIIAFIKEKIKAAAEAIGRFFKNLWESIVSFFSGSKAEAAKADVSETAPGSEKGQKNKEPNASDEKKAKEEKTTGKPEEKTTGETKDKGKSPAQEDKNKSDKGNNPNKGRKDSSEKGKGKPAEKEKPSKGKENNGKNNKSPLSCGPDGNIELDLSNGPVDDLPDYLVNPQSKVKYTYDAAGNRLTMTDDEGTTEYTYNKMNQLQTAGKERYEYDDNGNVISKTNSEGKVQYSYNNRDQLTLAEFEDESYVGYSYDGMGRRIYREEMSWKDFDGLKKGKEKGKGNENSKGKAKGKANCNDNAKSGNGPFNNPGQGKKLGLYKKYGENGQDHVYHKETTYLYEGLSNVLHKEYSATGSPYAEYYNGPDNQIVSRKMFGMHGLSNPAHDPALKTTGGMLYYQYDGTRAVSEVTDRHGDIIERYRYDAFGSIFTGTTTPYNYHGYTGMRYDGKSGLVDMNARWYNPGTARFMSEDTYPGDVSQTQTLNRYAYVMNNPVNQWDPTGHMAEDLFGAAVPSWVKAGETKLIQVGTNTHEYWEPVPGTSPTPVPSEIMLVNTSTAKDGITDTYQQSFTTTWYYQYTTILIQDDIYKRLHDPREQSFSETETYQWDVFISAEEIAKGNQEKIRAMVGFPADAKLVSVDVSLPQAYDRFLQRQLAKHQKTDVPEIPKMIFPYINPSLAGGVNPYSYPTYSGIGLNLVDWSEFGGGIADGFNSTIDGVKYLFTHPGDSLIHLSKMISTNPMDIPYKYKVGQTMISDIVTYTTENSGSRVAGRAGYEIIVTGLGAKGVTSAPKLVKGLKGPKGIDNVISNGRVTVNSIKSNLSVFSGKNADEIAGILKSQGYDVTVKASTKSRSGAQIIKINNPGDGRNITQLQVSPGGGRHGDNPYIKISTSDQGIIKIVDGTKNTYKTDGKENATIIFTGK, encoded by the coding sequence ATGTATTTTAAAAGATTTACCGTAATATTTTTATCTGCAATCATCCTATTCAGTAGTGTTGGGGTCTATCCAGCGCAGGCATATGCTGAAAAAAAGGCTTTTGAACAGGAGTTTTATTCCAATCCTGAGAACCTTCTTGGCCTGCTGCCGGAAATCGACCAGCACCAGCCGGTCAACAATCCAGCCCAGGGAATCAAGCCCACGGTGCCAAATACTTCACCAGAAATTCCAAACAGCCAGGTGGCTCCAAGAAAGCAGCAGCAGGCACCTCCGCCTGCAAACACGACTGCTGAACCGCCTGTCAACGTCGAAAACGGATATTTGGAACTGAAGGAAGAAGATATTCTTGTCCCGGAAGTATTGCGTCCGTTTGGCATCAAGAGAGATTACTCCAGCAATAATACCGAAGATGGTCCTTTTGGGAAAGGCTGGACCACATCACTGGAATCAAGACTCGAAATGTATGCCGAGTTTTCAATGGGAGAAAGCCGCCTAGACGGCAGCACCCAAAGCTACGCATTCGACAAGAAAGATCCGAATGCCTATGTGACCGAATACGATGAAGACTCCATGACAAACTATGAGCTTGACAAGGGCGAGTATATTACAGCGGCCAATGGCGATAAGCTTACAAGGATTAGCCAGTTTGAGTATGTTGTTGAAACAGCTGATAAAACAAAATATACCTATTATGGCTACTATGCATCGTGGAGAAAAGGCCAGGACGAAAAAGTCGGAAGATTGGTCAAACAAACAAATCGTTATGGCAACAGCATTCAATACGGTTACGACAATAAAGGCAAGCTTGAAACGATGACAGACGATTACGGCCGCACGATCCAGATCAAATGGTCAGGCAGCCATATCAGTGAGCTGATTGATCCAGAAAACCGTAAAATCAGCTTCTCTTATGATGGCTCTGGAAGACTGGAAAACGTAAACTACCCAGGAAATAAATCAATCACTTATTCTTATGACGGCGGCCGTATTTCAGGGATCACAAATGGTGAAGGGGAAACCACTTCATTCACGTATGACAGCAACAATCGTGTCAAAACGGCGAAAAATCCTGCTGGCGCTGTCCTGTATAGCTATTCTTATACAACTGACGGTTCAGGAAAACTGACGAAAACCATTAAGCAAAATCCAGCAGGAGAAGCATGGACTTATCATATTGCAAAAGAGAAGGCTGTCCGTGTCACTGACCCGCTGGGATATCAGACAAGCTTTGAAAACAACGATAATGGAAAGATAACGAAGAAAATTTCCAGCACAGGAACAGAAAGCTTTTCCTATGATGATAAGGATCGTATTAAGACAAAGACTGACATATTTGGCGTAACCACAACCTATACATATGAGGACTTATGGAATCAGCCAAAAACGATCAATGAATCCACTGGAAAATCAACCGTTTATGAGTACGATTCCAACGGAAAATTAACAAAGAAAACGGAAAATGGAATTGTTACGACTTATGGCCACGACAGCAAGGGCCGCATGCTTTGGGCGAAGGATTCTGCTGGCGCTCAAATCACCTTCGAATACGATGCTTTTGGCAATATGAAACAGGCGAAGAACGCAAAAGGTGAAATCACCAGCTACACTTTTGACAGCCTTGGGCACATCAAATCGATGCAGGAGCCTAACGGCTATAGAGAGCAATATCAATATGACGGGGATGGGAATCTCCTGAAGGTCACCTATGCTGATGGGAAGACGCTGCAGTATTCCTATGACAAGGCTGGCAGGATCCTGACGATTACCAACCAGCTGGGTCAGGTGACATCCCATAAGTATGATAACGCTGGCAAACTGGAAACCATTACAAACCCAAAAGGATACCAATATGTCTATTCCTATGACAGCAAGACTGGAAGGGTAAAAACTGTAATGGCACCAGGAAACCAGGTGATATCCTATGATTGGGACGGACTTGGCAGACTGAAAACCTTAAAAACAATCGAGGGTACAACCTCTTATGTTTATGGAGAGCACGGGGCGGAGAAAGTGACATCGCCACGGGGTACACTCGAGTATGTTTATAACTCAAAGGGCCTGGTTGACACAATCAAGGATGAGCTTGGCCGTACAACCAGCTATAAGTACAATAACTCCCAGCAGATTACATCAATCACTGATCCAGCAGGAAGAGTACAAAACTATGATTATGATTCAATCGGACGTTTGGAAAAGGAAAAGTCGTTTGATGGCCAGACAGTCCAGTATGTCTATAACGGACTTGGCTTATTAAAGGATAAAGTATATGCGGACGGCACAAAAGAATCTTATTTATATGATTCTATTAGACAGGTTTATAAAAAGACGCTCCGTGACGGGACCACCGAGGAGTATACTTACCATCCAGGCGGGCAGCTCGCCACAGTAAAAAATGCTCTCGGGCAGATCACGAGCTATGATTATGATAAAAACGGCCATGCAACAGAGGTAATCAACCCTGCAGGCGGAAAGATTACCTATTCTTATAATGCAATAGGGAACCTGACGGCGATTAAAAACCCGCTGAACCAGGTCACTTCATTCTATTACGATGAATTAGGCCGTACCGAAAAAATCATGGGTCCAAAAGAAAGCACTCAAACCTTCAAATACGATGAACTGGACCGCCTGGTTGAAACAGTGGACCAGATGGACAGAGTCCATAAGTGGACCTATAATGCAGCAGATAACACATCAACTTACACTCGTCCAGATGGAACGAAACTGACATACAAATACAATAGCCAGGGCTTGATCAGCGAGTTTAGCAACGCTCTTGGCGAAAAGACAGCCTGGACCTATGACAAGGCAGGCCGTCCAACCATCATTGAGGACGCACTCGGCCAAAAAATACAATTTTCCTATAACGTCCTTGATCAGGTCACAAGGGAAACACGGCCGGATAATGCTGTTACAGAATACAAGTACAATGATGCAGGCAGATTATATGAGGCCATTAATCCGCTAGGGCAGAAAACGACACTGTCCTATGATTCATTCGGCAGAGTGACAAAATCGGAAGATATCAAGGGAGCAACCAGCAATACCTATGATGTGATGGGCCGGACCCTAACCATGACGAACCCGCTCAAGCAGACGATGACATGGGCATACGACAAGCTTGGCCGGGTTAAAGAGATGGTGGATCCGCTTCAAGGGAAGACAGAGTATCAATACAATCCATTAGGACAGGCAGAGTTGGTGACACAGCCTAATGGAGCCGAACAAAAAATGAAGTATGACGCCTTGGGAAGGGTTACGAGCATGACTGACCCTCTTGGCAATAATACTTCCTACCAATATGACGAATTCGGCAACGTAAAGACAGTAACCGATGCCCTTGGCCAGAATTCCGCAATGGAATACAGCCTTGCAGGTGAGCTGCTTTCAGTGACGGATCCTGCAGGAAATAAGACACAATACCAGTACGATAAGCTTGGCCAGCTGATCAAAACAATCAACGCGCTTAATCAGGCCACATCCTATGAATACGACCAGGCCGGCCGTTTAAAACAGGCAATCATGCCGAATGGTGCAGTCACTTCACATAATTATGATGCACTGGGAAGAAATATAGAAACAATCGATCCCATGGCCGGGGTCACCAAGTACCAATATGATGAGGTCGGAAATATCCTTGAAACTGTCGATCCTATGGGGAAAAGCCGTTCATTTGATTATGATGCCCTTGGCAGGCTGGTATCTGAAACAGACCGACGAGGCAAAACGACGAAGTATGAGTTCAGTGACCAGGCAGGAATTGTAAAAGTAACCGATCCAACTGGAGCAGTCATTAGCCAAAAATTTGATGCGCTCCAGAATCTGATTGAGGAAACGAATCCTTTAGGGAACAAGACATTATATAAATACGATCCTCTTAACCGTCTGACGGAAGTGAAGGATGCACTCGGCAATATGGAAAAAACAACTTATGACTCAGTGGGCAATGTCCTTTCGTCAGTCGATAAAAATGGCCATGCAACAAGCTATGAATATGACCTTGCTGGCAACATGACAAGCATGACGAACCCGGCGGACGGGAAAATTTCCTACCAGTATGACAACCTGAACAGATTGGCTGCCCAGTCAAACTCGGACGGCGGAAAATCTGCTTACAAGTATGACAAGCTTGGCAATCTCGTACAGGAAATCGATCCTGAAGGCGGAATCTGGGCTTACGAATATGACGCCATTGGCAGGAATACAAAAGCAATCGACCCGCTGATGCGCGCAACAAAGTACAAATTTGACAGCGCCGGGAATCTTGAAGTGCTGACAGATCCGGCTGGAGGGGAAACCGGATTTAAATATGACCTGCTCTCCAGGATCCTCGAGAAGACAAATCCTGCGGGAGAGACATGGAAATACACATACAATAAAGTAGGCTACCTCCTTGAGGAAACCAATCCTCTTGGTTTTAAAACGAAGTATACGTATGATGCGGAAGGAAATGTCTTAAGCGAAACAGATCCGCTTGAGCACCAGGTTTCGTACCAATACGACGAAATCGGCCGTCCTCTCCAGGTAACAGATGCAAAAGGCTACAAGACTCACTGGGAGTATGACAGAGCCGGGAACATGCTGTCTGTTAACAATCAGGTTGGTGCCGTAACCAGCTATAAATACGACCCGCTGAACCGTGTCGTTGAAGAAATCTCTCCTCAAGGAAATACGAGGAAATATGAATATGACAAAGCGGGCAATCTTGTAAAAGAAACAGATCCTTTAGGCTACAATACCTCTTATCAATATAACTCTTTGAATCTGTTATCCAAGGTAAAGGATGCTTTAAAGGGAACTGCCCAATATGAATATGACAAGCTCGGCCAGATGATCAAGCAGACCGACCCGAATGGAAACATGAGAAGCTGGCAGTATAATCTTAATGGCCAGGTTTCAAAAGAGACAAATCCGCTCGGCAAGCAGACGCAATATTCATATGATCCTGCAGGCCAGCTCGGAAGCGTCACGATGCCAAATGGCAATACGGTTGCTTATCAATACTCGCAGCTGAGCCAGGTGAAAAGCGCCGACTATGGCGATGAAAAGATCAACTATCAATATGATAAAGCCGGAAGATTGTCGGGAATATCTTCCCCTGCATCCCATGAAAAGTATCAATATGATGCGATGGGTAGGATGACATTGCAGGACAATGTGAAGCTGGAAAAACAGCTGCAATTCAAGTACGATGCTGTCGGAAACATGCTCCAGGTAACAAACAGCGAGGACCGGACCACTGCCTATACGTATGACGAGCGGAACCAAATGTCGAGTGTGACGGATCCTGATGAAAACGTCACATCCTTTAAGTTCGATGGACTGGGCCGTGAAATCAAGAGAAGCATGGCGAACGGCAACACCATTGCCAGAAGCTATGACAAGGATGGAAACCTGTCTGAAATTGAAAATGAAAATTCAGATGGAGTCTTCTCTTCCTTTGCGTATCAGTATGATAAAAACGGCAATCGTACTGCGCAGATCGAGGAAGACGGAGCGGCTGCAAAGTATAGCTACGATGCCTTAAACCGATTGACAGCAGTCATTTATCCAAAGCAGAAGATCGAAGGCCTGAGGAATGAGCCAGATACTCCTTCTGATGGCAGCAAGAAACCAGGGAAAATTTCAGAGTCGATTGAATCAGGAATAGAGTCGATCGAATCTGGAATGAAGAAAATACAAGAAAAAATTGTTGCCCTTCCACTTATTGGTGACATGATTGGCGGTTCAGAGGAGAAAGACGCATCAGGCTCCTCAGTGACCGAACCAGAAAACCTGGAAAATGGAAAGGTTGGCAAAGAAGAAGCTTTGGATTCCACTCTTGATTCTTCTAATGCTGATGATGAAGTGAGGGAAGCAGCAGCTTCGTCAGACTCAAAAGACAAAAAGACTGAGGAAGAGAAAAACGAAAACAAAATCATTGCCTTTATTAAAGAAAAAATAAAAGCAGCGGCAGAGGCAATCGGAAGGTTCTTTAAGAATCTGTGGGAAAGCATAGTCAGCTTCTTCAGCGGCTCCAAGGCAGAAGCAGCAAAAGCTGATGTTTCTGAAACGGCACCAGGTTCGGAGAAAGGACAAAAAAATAAAGAGCCTAATGCTTCAGATGAGAAGAAGGCCAAAGAGGAGAAGACTACAGGAAAACCAGAAGAGAAAACTACTGGTGAAACTAAAGACAAGGGCAAGTCTCCTGCTCAAGAAGACAAGAACAAGTCTGATAAAGGAAATAATCCAAACAAGGGCAGAAAAGACAGCTCTGAAAAAGGAAAAGGCAAACCGGCAGAAAAGGAAAAACCGTCCAAGGGCAAAGAAAACAACGGCAAAAATAACAAATCACCTTTATCATGCGGACCTGATGGGAACATCGAACTTGACCTGAGCAACGGACCAGTGGATGACCTGCCAGATTATTTGGTGAATCCACAAAGCAAAGTCAAGTACACCTACGATGCAGCCGGAAACAGGCTGACGATGACGGATGACGAAGGAACCACCGAATATACGTATAACAAAATGAACCAGCTGCAGACAGCTGGAAAAGAGCGTTATGAGTATGACGACAATGGCAATGTCATCTCCAAAACAAACAGTGAAGGCAAGGTCCAGTATAGCTACAACAACAGGGACCAGCTGACCCTCGCCGAGTTCGAGGATGAAAGCTATGTCGGCTACTCCTATGACGGAATGGGACGCCGCATCTACCGGGAAGAAATGTCCTGGAAGGATTTTGACGGCCTGAAAAAAGGGAAGGAAAAAGGAAAAGGCAACGAGAATAGTAAGGGCAAGGCCAAAGGCAAAGCCAACTGCAACGACAATGCCAAATCCGGAAACGGCCCATTCAACAACCCGGGACAGGGCAAGAAGCTTGGCCTGTACAAGAAATACGGCGAGAATGGCCAGGATCATGTGTACCACAAGGAAACGACCTACCTGTACGAAGGCCTGTCCAATGTTCTCCATAAGGAATACAGCGCGACCGGATCTCCTTATGCAGAGTACTACAACGGACCGGACAACCAGATCGTCTCACGCAAGATGTTCGGCATGCATGGATTGTCCAACCCGGCACACGACCCGGCTCTGAAAACAACTGGCGGCATGCTTTATTACCAGTATGACGGCACAAGAGCCGTATCCGAGGTGACCGACCGACACGGCGACATCATCGAGCGCTACCGCTATGACGCGTTCGGCAGCATCTTCACCGGGACAACGACGCCATACAATTACCATGGCTACACCGGCATGCGCTACGACGGCAAATCCGGCCTGGTCGACATGAACGCCCGCTGGTACAACCCGGGCACGGCACGATTCATGAGCGAAGACACCTATCCAGGTGATGTCAGCCAGACCCAGACACTCAACCGTTACGCCTACGTCATGAACAACCCGGTCAACCAGTGGGATCCGACGGGGCATATGGCGGAAGACTTATTCGGAGCTGCAGTACCATCGTGGGTGAAAGCTGGAGAGACCAAACTGATCCAGGTGGGTACCAACACCCATGAATATTGGGAGCCGGTTCCTGGCACATCACCGACACCAGTGCCATCGGAAATCATGCTGGTCAACACAAGCACGGCGAAGGATGGAATCACTGACACCTACCAGCAGTCATTCACCACGACGTGGTATTACCAGTACACGACGATCCTGATCCAGGATGATATTTACAAACGGCTTCATGACCCAAGGGAGCAGTCCTTCTCGGAAACAGAAACCTATCAGTGGGACGTCTTCATCTCCGCAGAGGAAATCGCCAAAGGCAACCAGGAGAAGATCAGGGCGATGGTCGGGTTCCCGGCTGATGCAAAGCTTGTCTCGGTGGATGTATCGTTGCCGCAGGCATATGATCGGTTCCTGCAAAGACAATTGGCCAAACATCAAAAGACGGATGTACCTGAAATACCGAAGATGATTTTCCCATACATTAACCCGTCACTAGCAGGAGGAGTTAATCCTTATTCTTACCCAACTTATTCAGGGATAGGATTAAACCTTGTGGACTGGTCTGAATTTGGCGGCGGAATAGCAGATGGGTTTAACTCAACAATTGATGGTGTTAAGTATCTGTTTACCCACCCAGGGGATTCCCTCATTCATCTTAGCAAGATGATCAGCACAAACCCTATGGATATCCCTTACAAGTATAAGGTCGGGCAGACGATGATTTCAGATATTGTTACCTATACGACTGAAAATTCAGGATCCAGGGTAGCGGGAAGAGCAGGCTACGAAATCATAGTAACCGGACTAGGAGCTAAAGGAGTAACATCAGCGCCGAAATTGGTGAAGGGTTTGAAAGGTCCTAAGGGTATAGATAATGTTATTAGTAATGGTAGAGTTACAGTTAACTCAATAAAATCTAACCTTAGTGTATTTAGTGGAAAGAATGCGGATGAAATTGCTGGAATTTTAAAGAGTCAAGGTTATGATGTTACTGTAAAAGCCTCTACTAAATCACGCTCTGGTGCACAAATAATTAAAATTAATAATCCAGGAGACGGTAGAAATATAACACAATTACAAGTATCACCTGGTGGAGGCAGACATGGGGATAATCCTTATATAAAAATTAGTACAAGTGACCAAGGTATAATTAAAATTGTAGATGGAACAAAGAACACTTATAAAACTGATGGAAAAGAAAATGCTACTATTATTTTTACTGGGAAGTGA
- a CDS encoding helix-turn-helix domain-containing protein, producing the protein MPISIKLKEILKERDLSQRELARLTGLRPNTISHLCSENVDRVYLSTLETVCKVLDIDIQELIEVE; encoded by the coding sequence ATGCCAATTTCAATCAAACTAAAGGAAATCCTTAAAGAACGTGACCTCTCTCAACGTGAGTTAGCCCGATTAACAGGGTTACGCCCCAATACTATAAGCCATCTTTGTTCAGAAAATGTGGACAGGGTTTATCTTTCAACATTAGAAACAGTATGCAAAGTGTTAGACATCGACATTCAGGAGTTAATCGAGGTGGAGTAG
- a CDS encoding RHS repeat-associated core domain-containing protein: MGRRIYREEMSWRDFDGLKKGQEKGKGNENSKGKAKGKANCNDNAKSGNGPFNNPGQGKKLGLYKKYGENGKDHVYHKETTYLYEGLSNVLHKEYSATGSPFAEYYNGPDNQIVSRKMFGMHGLSNPAHDPALKTTGGMLYYQYDGARAVSEVTDRHGDIIERYRYDAFGSIFTGTTTPYNYHGYTGMRYDGKSGLVDMNARWYNPGTARFMSEDTYPGDVSQTQTLNRYAYVMNNPVNQWDPTGHMAEDLFGAAVPSWVKAGETNLIQVGTNTQEYWEPVPGTSPTPVPSEIMLVNTSTAKDGITDTYQQSFTTTWYYQYTTILIQDDIFKRLHDPREQTFSETETYQWDVFISAEEIAKGKPGEDQGHGRVPGGCKACLGGCIVAAGI; the protein is encoded by the coding sequence ATGGGACGCCGCATCTACCGGGAAGAAATGTCCTGGAGGGATTTTGACGGCCTGAAAAAAGGGCAGGAAAAAGGAAAAGGCAACGAGAATAGTAAGGGCAAGGCCAAAGGCAAAGCCAACTGCAACGACAATGCCAAATCCGGAAACGGCCCATTCAACAATCCGGGACAGGGCAAGAAGCTCGGCCTGTACAAGAAATACGGGGAGAATGGCAAGGACCATGTGTACCATAAGGAAACAACGTATCTGTACGAAGGCCTGTCCAATGTCCTCCATAAGGAATACAGTGCGACAGGATCTCCTTTTGCAGAGTACTACAACGGACCGGACAACCAGATCGTCTCACGCAAGATGTTCGGCATGCATGGATTGTCCAACCCGGCACATGACCCGGCTCTGAAAACAACCGGAGGCATGCTTTATTACCAGTATGACGGCGCAAGAGCCGTATCCGAGGTGACCGACCGACACGGCGACATCATCGAGCGCTACCGCTATGACGCGTTCGGCAGCATCTTCACCGGAACGACAACGCCATACAACTACCATGGCTACACCGGCATGCGCTACGACGGCAAATCCGGTTTGGTCGACATGAACGCCCGCTGGTACAACCCGGGCACGGCACGATTCATGAGCGAAGACACCTATCCAGGTGATGTCAGCCAGACCCAGACACTCAACCGTTACGCTTACGTCATGAACAACCCGGTCAACCAGTGGGATCCAACGGGGCATATGGCAGAAGATTTATTCGGAGCGGCAGTACCATCATGGGTGAAAGCTGGAGAGACCAACCTGATCCAGGTGGGTACCAACACCCAGGAATATTGGGAGCCGGTTCCTGGCACATCTCCGACACCAGTGCCATCGGAAATCATGTTGGTCAATACAAGCACGGCGAAGGATGGAATCACTGACACCTACCAGCAGTCATTCACCACGACGTGGTATTACCAGTACACGACGATCCTGATCCAGGATGATATTTTCAAAAGGCTTCATGATCCAAGGGAGCAGACCTTCTCGGAAACAGAAACCTATCAGTGGGACGTCTTCATCTCCGCAGAGGAAATCGCCAAAGGGAAACCAGGAGAAGATCAGGGCCATGGTCGGGTTCCCGGCGGATGCAAGGCTTGTCTCGGTGGATGTATCGTTGCCGCAGGCATATGA